The following proteins are encoded in a genomic region of Oryzias latipes chromosome 17, ASM223467v1:
- the LOC101160509 gene encoding xin actin-binding repeat-containing protein 1 isoform X1 — translation MRMEVFGLRRTQSLRSLSGAQEKSWVMPTATNWSRKSVSQLVQHYQSCADLSSCKKAEQKHEVSGNCVDDGWRSENRKSQVMWGSGRLSGHSRSRSMDFLPQKDTVGTRALCALFESKATLQQNYNSSPSLNSFSAVDGKARIDFPLQDSGSHNITPKNAWIQRTTQEDIGKPMNGRYSRSARHPHDDKHNSSVSSSRATTSPSVRDRSALYLSRAAADSTGGPVHPEVTENSATRTKRSKMAEAVSKVTVSQPRHEEEDLLPPPPPPVPPRPTDYEDATALPVPPPKETFSTFYQQRQKSELKRLFKHIHPDLRAGLDDAVDDDIMKAVQSESNQDQAYSGEVQSMKWIFENWTLDNIGDPHETRKLLLEEELKGGDVRNTSLVFEGNDSRVLKPVERQTSVMGDVRTSMWLFETQPLDSFNKPKTEEGELVEALLREPIQPGNVRGTRLLFESKPLSDLGQCNSCEDHTFLKLKSELQEQKGDVQKTVKLFQTDPGCAIRDNSGNIHEIKSICREEINSSEIHTARWLFETQPLDLINKGVDGVKIIRGISLEEGQKGGVDQKRWMFETQSFETIQEAIGADKLEAQVAICPGEADVSNKKKLSERQPLVSLKGDAAETSVEKEEVIGGDVKTSLWLFETQPMEALGENDEVGRLKKITISAEEQGGVKDRKQIFQNGGMHRDVLPKKQVIEKGDVKGFKQLFETILLSKSAESQESFAIMKTIEGGNVKENKLMFETTPLYAIKDSSGNLHEVTTVSREEFVKGKVKNYKWMFETKPLDELADRNGNVEVIKGITRQEECTGDLNMAKWLFETQTIDGIHCKVNQTEKTSSDREELCKGDVKTCKWLFETQSMDVQCEKDERLKDQDLTDGTNVRSITWLFESQPLDSIKQGEPYSLRLCSTVQDSVRSQVDVQTVKHLFETETLDRIRKDSDSEQDLRCISQVNFQSGDVSRVKELFESQSLNEIGSEIVKATESQSQDEEIEKGSVHKVTWMFENCPMNLINKDSDKSNTQRLSQESGDVQNKKFIFETSSLDKIQKEPLKQVSASVEEPVSNVDVKSSTMMFESLPLYAIRDKEGQFHEVTTVKKEEVMSGDVRGARWMFETKPLDAIKAENEVYVIRAVTQEDVNKGGVESARWKFETQPLDSFGGQDEPSVSVSEDFGSISVQENKKLFESEPSNQKFVRTVSVTDVQRGDVRTSTWLFENQTIDHLKGEPEEQSPVKIVHREDSQKGDVKRCTWLFESNPLDKIKDSENTTVQGVEEIPKTDVKCTTWLFETTPLDKITANSVADTLSYLHQNHFVQSSGIIIETNEGKSITMAKYLLESNTGVQIQKEDVVQGNISNIMLQLLLTPTLAPQITLLRQTEKGEANTTVVELPVLELTDSTTFESDQRARNIVQTIDQLLIPNKNLKKGIIMQETGEGRAEMSVYSLYINKETRTESHVTEKGDVKSTIGNLLASAQSQRPAVSCRVDESEKGNVNLLKSCIEKGDLEYLRSLYAEASECEADGGLLVKEQFDTVHGSVKEAKRSLHQQKEHMERSICDVLPGDVKNAKKVFSSECALSIESCILKEEIIPGDVSSAKKQLFVKQPIILDKEEVVPGDIKATMESLELAKEQSRHMEREIIVPGTIYDIDLSTHGPVEEGNQAQKEVIISGNVKAAKRSLEMAKQQSMHVERELVVPGKIFNLSTVAQEESSSTLVQSSSSTKCQQIRTHPKVSDAERDHRGQIFFEANQSSPFVDNSCAPESMPPSDVCDYNGHTTEDETEEIIMGDVKAAIRSLQSPPADHKVVEKNNIVRGNMQLALDSLEKSNINVSRGDYKAAMIYRNSGRASPCSRRSRTVHNHCAVVSVPPSDTTLSPSISVTCEGQPAIATQSPSPNPIAHGNTSVSWSEGVTPSLPPEKGEKPQEQKPALPPKPQWMKSVAPERPTPAPSAASPQTQKQPVPTSPQSKQQDIPTHRTMNKYADEVDINQTIDSKIEETQMLSITKRKADFQLPENDDGLIKKINAAEEIQMWKRNHAGEGKEEMNTSFQSVVQKFDRQDSDVSNPRFVLPKKVKVTNDAKTDKSDTVAQTSHINSSVKAWHSHSNEQQKPVCQEKVVLREKKVRETENERRQRLSVHKEEIMRENEQAAMEIFENLRKREELKGVLSQVKEIEGETSAEEKSSIKTLYVPEWMVTSNKTAKQSKTAAKKVEAEAQDDDLESISSVEMAFEDLEKASKDIRKLKEQTLTKLLDIEETIKKALYSVSNLKSEADIAGLSGLFDESMKTEQNLQSANNIKKISIVSSKTKPVCAKETTDLKCPKEEVPKKRLVRQSSSQSSPSFISIHSARKPMEQPKPTMMTFKPQADGANQSLDRPQQQVSVLEVKTLPEKPAGIIDTKTVRETYEESDGFGNVFVSSVTSTFVSNHSDSKASALFEAMGSPTRYEAVTSPLMRRPRHPFDDKVFSRPKEEGTVFVTFSRPK, via the exons ATGACAAACATAACTCATCAGTGAGCAGTAGCAGGGCAACGACCTCCCCATCAGTCAGAGACAGATCAGCGCTCTATCTGTCAAGAGCAGCAGCAGACTCCACAGGAGGCCCAGTACATCCG GAAGTGACTGAAAATTCAGCTACAAGAACTAAAAGGAGCAAg aTGGCCGAAGCAGTCAGTAAAGTGACAGTTTCTCAACCACGTCATGAGGAAGAAGACCTgcttcctcctccacctcctcctgtaCCACCTAGACCCACTGACTATGAAGATGCTACAGCCCTTCCTGTGCCTCCTCCTAAAGAAACCTTCTCCACATTCTACCAGCAGCGGCAGAAGAGCGAGCTGAAGAGGCTTTTCAAACACATCCATCCCGACCTGCGGGCGGGGCTCGATGATGCAGTGGATGACGATATCATGAAGGCAGTGCAGTCGGAGAGCAACCAGGACCAAGCCTATAGTGGTGAAGTGCAGTCTATGAAGTGGATCTTTGAGAACTGGACTCTGGACAACATTGGAGATCCCCACGAAACCAGAAAGTTACTGCTTGAGGAGGAGTTAAAAGGTGGAGATGTTAGAAACACCTCCCTAGTGTTTGAGGGCAACGACAGCCGTGTGCTCAAACCTGTTGAGCGTCAGACCTCAGTCATGGGAGATGTAAGAACATCTATGTGGTTGTTTGAGACCCAACCTTTAGATTCCTTCAATAAACCAAAAACTGAAGAGGGAGAACTTGTTGAGGCACTTCTGAGAGAGCCTATCCAGCCCGGCAACGTCAGAGGGACTCGACTTCTTTTTGAGTCCAAACCGCTGAGTGACTTGGGGCAATGTAACTCCTGTGAGGATCACACCTTCCTGAAGCTTAAATCAGAGCTTCAGGAGCAGAAAGGAGACGTCCAGAAGACAGTAAAGCTCTTCCAGACAGATCCTGGCTGTGCCATCAGAGACAACAGCGGTAACATCCACGAGATTAAATCCATCTGCAGGGAGGAGATCAACAGCAGTGAAATCCATACGGCTCGTTGGCTTTTTGAAACTCAGCCTTTGGATCTGATCAATAAAGGCGTTGATGGGGTGAAAATAATTCGGGGTATATCTCTGGAAGAAGGGCAGAAAGGAGGAGTTGATCAAAAGAGGTGGATGTTTGAAACTCAGTCGTTCGAAACAATTCAAGAAGCCATTGGCGCAGATAAGCTTGAGGCTCAAGTAGCCATCTGTCCAGGAGAGGCTGATGTCAGCAACAAAAAGAAGCTCTCTGAAAGGCAGCCACTGGTGAGTCTAAAAGGTGATGCTGCCGAAACATCTGTGGAGAAGGAAGAGGTTATTGGTGGAGATGTCAAGACTTCGCTGTGGCTGTTTGAAACACAGCCCATGGAGGCCCTTGGGGAAAATGATGAGGTTGGGCGTTTAAAGAAAATTACCATTTCAGCTGAAGAACAAGGAGGAgtaaaagacagaaagcaaataTTTCAGAATGGCGGTATGCATAGGGACGTCTTGCCGAAAAAGCAGGTGATAGAGAAGGGGGATGTAAAGGGATTCAAGCAACTTTTTGAAACAATTCTCTTGAGCAAAAGTGCTGAAAGTCAGGAGAGTTTTGCTATAATGAAGACTATTGAAGGtggaaatgtaaaagaaaacaaactcatgTTTGAAACAACTCCTTTATACGCAATAAAAGACAGTTCTGGAAACCTCCATGAAGTCACAACCGTCAGCCGGGAGGAATTCGTCAAAGGAAAAGTCAAAAACTACAAGTGGATGTTTGAGACCAAGCCCTTAGACGAGCTAGCAGATAGAAATGGAAACGTTGAGGTGATCAAAGGAATCACCAGACAGGAGGAGTGCACAGGTGACCTCAACATGGCTAAGTGGCTTTTTGAAACTCAGACAATAGATGGCATCCATTGTAAGGTCAaccagacagaaaaaacatcttcagACAGAGAGGAGCTTTGCAAAGGTGACGTCAAGACGTGCAAATGGTTGTTTGAGACCCAATCGATGGACGTTCAATGCGAAAAAGATGAAAGACTGAAGGATCAAGATTTAACTGACGGTACCAACGTCAGATCTATTACCTGGCTTTTTGAGTCCCAGCCTCTTGACAGCATCAAACAGGGTGAGCCATACAGTTTAAGACTATGCAGCACCGTTCAGGATTCTGTCAGATCACAAGTCGACGTTCAAACCGTCAAACATCTTTTTGAAACTGAGACCTTGGACAGAATAAGAAAGGATTCAGATTCAGAGCAAGACCTCAGGTGCATCAGTCAGGTTAACTTTCAGTCAGGTGACGTCTCTCGTGTCAAGGAGCTTTTTGAGTCCCAGTCACTTAACGAAATAGGATCTGAAATTGTAAAAGCTACTGAAAGCCAGAGCCAAGATGAAGAGATTGAAAAAGGGTCAGTTCATAAAGTTACTTGGATGTTCGAGAACTGCCCAATGAACTTGATCAACAAGGACAGCGACAAATCCAATACGCAGAGACTCAGTCAGGAAAGCGGCGATGTACAGAACAAGAAGTTTATATTTGAAACTTCCTCGCTGGACAAAATCCAAAAGGAGCCCCTTAAGCAGGTATCAGCCTCTGTGGAAGAGCCTGTGAGCAATGTTGACGTGAAGTCTAGCACCATGATGTTTGAATCCCTGCCACTGTATGCCATCAGAGACAAGGAGGGCCAGTTTCATGAAGTGACAACTGTGAAAAAGGAAGAGGTGATGAGTGGTGATGTTAGAGGAGCGAGGTGGATGTTTGAGACGAAACCGCTCGATGCCATCAAAGCGGAAAATGAAGTCTACGTGATACGAGCTGTCACGCAAGAAGATGTCAACAAAGGTGGTGTTGAATCAGCCAGGTGGAAGTTTGAAACTCAACCTTTAGACTCCTTTGGGGGCCAAGATGAACCTTCAGTCAGTGTTTCTGAAGACTTTGGAAGTATTAGTgtacaggaaaataaaaagctgtttgagTCTGAGCCATCGAACCAGAAGTTTGTGAGAACGGTGAGTGTCACTGATGTCCAGCGGGGTGACGTGAGAACTTCGACCTGGCTCTTCGAGAATCAGACCATTGACCATCTGAAGGGGGAACCTGAGGAACAGAGTCCAGTGAAAATTGTCCACAGGGAAGACAGCCAGAAGGGAGATGTAAAGCGCTGCACTTGGCTATTTGAATCCAACCCGCTGGACAAAATCAAAGACTCAGAAAACACTACAGTCCAAGGTGTCGAGGAGATTCCTAAAACCGACGTAAAGTGCACCACCTGGCTCTTTGAGACCACCCCACTGGACAAAATCACAGCCAACAGCGTGGCTGATACTCTTTCATACTTACACCAGAATCATTTTGTGCAATCGAGTGGCATTATTATAGAAACTAATGAAGGCAAGAGTATTACCATGGCAAAATATCTGCTTGAGAGTAACACGGGCGTTCAGATTCAGAAGGAGGATGTGGTTCAAGGCAACATAAGTAACATCatgctccagctgctgctaaCGCCGACTCTGGCCCCACAAATCACGCTTCtgagacaaacagaaaaaggtgAAGCTAACACCACAGTGGTTGAGCTTCCAGTCTTGGAGTTGACTGACTCTACCACTTTTGAAAGTGATCAAAGAGCTAGAAACATTGTTCAAACAATAGATCAGCTTCTCATTCCAAATAAGAACCTCAAGAAGGGAATCATAATGCAAGAGACTGGAGAGGGACGAGCAGAAATGTCTGTTTATTCACTCTACATCAACAAAGAAACCAGAACAGAGAGTCATGTCACAGAGAAAGGAGACGTTAAGTCTACGATTGGAAACCTGCTGGCGTCTGCTCAAAGTCAAAGACCAGCAGTTTCATGCAGAGTGGACGAAAGTGAGAAGGGAAACGTGAATTTGTTAAAAAGCTGCATTGAAAAAGGAGACCTTGAATATCTGAGGAGTCTTTATGCTGAGGCATCTGAGTGTGAAGCTGATGGCGGCCTGTTGGTGAAGGAGCAGTTTGACACAGTGCATGGGAGTGTGAAGGAAGCCAAGAGAAGCCTTCACCAACAAAAGGAGCACATGGAAAGATCCATCTGTGACGTTTTACCGGGAGACGTAAAGAATGCCAAAAAGGTTTTCTCCTCTGAGTGCGCACTTAGCATTGAGAGCTGCATACTAAAGGAGGAAATCATCCCTGGAGATGTCTCATCAGCAAAGAAGCAACTTTTTGTGAAGCAACCAATAATTTTGGACAAAGAAGAGGTGGTTCCAGGTGATATCAAAGCAACCATGGAGTCTTTGGAGCTTGCAAAAGAGCAGAGCAGGCACATGGAACGGGAAATCATTGTGCCTGGAACTATCTACGACATAGACCTGTCAACCCATGGTCCCGTAGAAGAAGGGAATCAAGCACAAAAGGAAGTCATAATATCTGGAAACgtaaaagcagcaaaaagatCTCTTGAAATGGCAAAACAGCAAAGCATGCACGTGGAGCGAGAGTTGGTTGTTCCTGGAAAAATATTCAACTTGAGCACTGTGGCCCAAGAAGAAAGTTCCTCCACTCTGGTGCAatcttcttcctccaccaagTGCCAGCAAATCAGGACTCATCCCAAGGTCAGTGATGCAGAGAGAGATCATAGAGGTCAGATTTTTTTTGAGGCTAATCAATCAAGTCCATTTGTAGACAATAGTTGTGCACCAGAGTCAATGCCACCTTCTGATGTTTGCGATTATAATGGTCACACAACTGAAGATGAGACAGAGGAGATTATTATGGGAGATGTGAAGGCAGCGATCAGGTCTCTGCAGAGTCCACCGGCAGATCACAAggttgtagaaaaaaacaacattgttaGAGGAAATATGCAATTGGCTTTGGACTCTCTGGAGAAATCAAATATAAATGTGTCCAGAGGAGACTACAAAGCTGCCATGATATACAGGAATTCAGGCAGGGCTTCTCCTTGTTCAAGGAGAAGCAGAACTGTTCACAATCATTGTGCTGTGGTGTCTGTGCCTCCATCTGACACAACGTTATCTCCTTCAATTTCAGTAACCTGTGAAGGACAGCCAGCCATAGCAACACAGAGTCCATCCCCCAACCCTATAGCACATGGAAACACTAGTGTGTCCTGGTCTGAAGGAGTAACGCCATCTTTACCTCCCGAAAAGGGTGAAAAACCACAGGAGCAGAAGCCAGCTTTACCACCAAAGCCACAATGGATGAAATCCGTGGCCCCTGAAAGACCAACTCCGGCCCCCAGTGCAGCGTCTCCCCAGACACAAAAACAGCCAGTTCCTACGTCTCCCCAAAGCAAACAACAAGATATCCCAACTCACCGAACAATGAACAAATATGCAGATGAAGTCGATATTAACCAAACAATTGACTCAAAGATTGAGGAAACACAAATGTTGTCAATTACAAAGAGGAAAGCAGACTTCCAACTGCCTGAAAATGATGACGGtctgataaagaaaataaatgcagcTGAGGAGATTCAGATGTGGAAGAGGAACCATGCAGGAGAAGGAAAAGAGGAGATGAATACCAGcttccagtctgttgttcagaaGTTTGACAGACAGGACAGTGATGTTTCCAACCCAAGATTTGTGCTGCCGAAGAAGGTTAAAGTCACAAATGACgcaaaaacagataaaagcGACACTGTGGCGCAAACGTCCCACATTAACAGTTCAGTCAAGGCATGGCACTCACATTCAAATGAACAGCAGAAACCAGTATGTCAGGAAAAAGTTGttctcagagagaaaaaagtgagggagacagaaaatgaaagaagacaAAGGCTTTCTGTCCACAAGGAGGAGATCATGAGAGAAAATGAGCAGGCAGCCATGGAAATTTTTGAAAATCTAAGGAAACGGGAGGAGCTCAAAGGAGTCCTTTCTCAGGTGAAGGAGATAGAAGGAGAGACCTCCGCAGAGGAGAAAAGCTCCATCAAGACGTTGTATGTTCCCGAGTGGATGGTGACGTCGAATAAAACTGCAAAGCAAAGTAAAACGGCTGCAAAGAAAGTTGAAGCAGAAGCGCAGGATGATGATCTAGAGAGCATCTCGTCCGTTGAGATGGCATTTGAAGATCTGGAGAAGGCTAGCAAAGACATACGGAAGCTGAAAGAACAGACGTTAACAAAGCTTCTTGACAttgaagaaacaataaaaaaagctttatattCTGTGTCCAATCTAAAATCTGAGGCGGACATTGCAGGACTGTCAGGACTGTTTGACGAGTCTATGAAAACAGAGCAAAATCTTCAATCTGCCAACAACATTAAGAAGATAAGTATTGTATCAAGCAAGACCAAACCAGTCTGCGCCAAAGAGACGACAGATTTAAAATGTCCTAAAGAAGAAGTTCCCAAAAAAAGACTTGTCCGGCAATCATCCTCTCAATCCTCCCCTTCGTTTATCTCCATTCACTCAGCAAGAAAGCCTATGGAGCAACCAAAACCCACCATGATGACGTTCAAACCACAAGCTGATGGCGCCAATCAGAGTTTGGATCGTCCTCAACAGCAGGTCAGTGTGCTGGAAGTCAAGACCCTTCCAGAGAAACCTGCAGGAATAATTGACACCAAGACGGTCAGAGAAACATATGAGGAAAGCGATGGCTTTGGCAACGTGTTTGTGTCTTCTGTGACTTCAACATTCGTCTCTAACCATTCTGACAGTAAAGCATCTGCTCTGTTTGAAGCAATGGGGAGTCCAACCAGGTACGAAGCTGTGACTTCCCCTTTGATGAGACGACCTAGACACCCCTTTGatgataaagtatttagccGCCCCAAAGAGGAAGGGACAGTTTTTGTAACTTTTAGCAGACCCAAGTAA